Below is a window of Procambarus clarkii isolate CNS0578487 chromosome 19, FALCON_Pclarkii_2.0, whole genome shotgun sequence DNA.
GGTGTTCTCATAGCCCAAGATGACAGGTATACCAAAAGCTCACAAGATGTGTTTGAAAGAAGTAATCAGGTGAATGTCAATTAAATGAAAATCAGATTTTTTGGAGATTCAGTATTGATATACAGAATTTGTATCTACAGTATTATGTCACTTAAATTAAACATTTAAGTGTCCACAATAATATTCAAAGCTACATTAGCATTAGAAAATATTCAGTTAATATATTCACTTCGAAAGGCTCAAAGTGTGTGTATGGTACAGTAAAAGACAGGAATCAGTTCAAACACTAGAAAAGACCCATGTCCATATTGTTGTAAACAGGAGCATTCATATCCCGCTGCATGTTGGATTTGTGTTTGAGTTTAGCCTGGAGCAGTTTCTGCTCCACTACTCCTATGCGAACATCCATGGCTGTGATCTCCTGCCGTACTCGTGTCAGTGCTTTCCGAATGTTCACCAGAGGAGCTGGGGAATACATAGTAATTTATTGTATCATTCAATTCTGTATATTGTACATGaaattaacaaatgaaatgcaaaATAAAGTAATTTTTAATTTCTGACATATATAGCATCTCcgagtgtgtttttatatacagtgGCATCTCGACTTACGACTGCCCCTACTTACGAATTTTTTGAGTTACGACCCCAATTTCgttgaaaaatgcgactcgacttacGACCATTGCCTCCAATAGCGACTTTGTTGATAAACGTATGGGTCGACTGAGcgcatggttcctggtggcacgggtgaccccgcctcagtttaccagagccgCCCGCTTAGTGACAATTGCGCTTGTAAAGAAttaaattctttgtgctcttttgttttttgaacataaaagtaatgttATAAAGgagggggactccccttccaaacagtaacacctttcctccttcccatcttccatacaccaacaagagtcctcaataaaagTAAGATAtacatagtactgtactgtattgtagctagCACAAAAAGACTGGtatttggtataaaatgtatttttaagttaatatgttTGGggatgtggaatggattaattcaatttacattatttcttctaTGAAAATTCATTTCGACTTACGAATTTTCGAGTTACGacctgtctctgggaacggattaaattcgtaagttgAAGTACCACTGTTCTGTATATATTTTCAAGAGTTCTTTCTGCTTTTGCCATCTTTCTTATCCATATCCAAAACCAATACCTGCTCAAGCAATTCTTTGTGGCATTGTCAGTGTCCTAACAAATGCCAATGATGAAAGCTGAGAGGAGCTATAAAGTTTCAAGCCACAAAAAGTCATCTATTATGCTTAATGTTTAATTTTTATggtatacagtatatgtaaaaaTATGAATTAGTTTTTACAAAAATTACATTGCAGTATTGGATTGCTATTTTTAATGGAGAAAGTAGATCGTGTATATTCATGTTCTATTTTCTCAATTAAAAAAATATTGATACAATACAGCATTGTAATTATTGTAAAAACAAATTTAGAATTTAATGGACCAGACGGAATGGAACTTTAAATTCAGCGGGTGATTTCTAGTTGAGTACAAATATACTTGAACATGAGTACAGTACAGTGTACTGTACACATATATTGGCCTTTGTGCAAGCCCAAACAAACTTATTTCAGCCAACTCACTGCCATCAGTCATGCTGGAGCCTCGTTCTTCCATCTCATGCTTTACTCTATCCAGTTCATCAGATATTTGTGCTAGTTCATGAGATTTCTCCACAAGTTTTGTTGACACTTGGCGATATTGTTCTCGACTCTCTGCTGCCACATTCTGGTCAAtgataaatacaaaataatatgAGCACAATACACAATAGGATCACAATAACATGACTGTATATCTTTGAATATATCTATTAAAACACTTTTGGAGCAGGGTGGTGGGATGGAACCAGCATCCTGAATCCTCCCAGACATACACCTCGCCAATGAATATGATATGCTATAAGTTACACCATAGTGATACCAAATCCTTTTTTTTTACATTGAATTTGCATAAACGCTAGAGTAGCTAATCTAGTTCTTCACCAAATGCTCctgctcaatgcatccaaattccTAGTGAGCTTGGGCAGATTCCAGTTTGTGTAACTTACAGCATACTGTATCATGGTCCATTGGTAAGGCATGCAtctggggttaccttgaggtggttaccttgaggtgcttccgaggcttagcgtccccgcggcccggtcgtcgaccaggcctcatcctGGGGTGACCCAGGATGCTGGTTTGATCCTGCTATCCTGCTACAAAAACTTTCTCATatgtgtacaatatacagaaaaTGTTACTGGTACATAGCAATAAGGCTTTGAGGTCTCAAGATGAGAAAATGCTTTCTGAGCAGTGACACGATCTCTCACTCCCATGTATAGAAAGGGTTACCACCCAACTACAAAGGCAAAATATGCTCAAGTAACGTTTAATAAACATAGGATCAATGTTGATTTGTTGTTACATCAATGTCCTTTATCCAGAATTTCCTGAGGGGCAGgaacattttctcatgtggtcatCTTGAAGAATAACAAAACTTCAAAAACACAGATAGATATTGCATGATATGTAATTCCTTTCCTGTAATTATGAATAAAGCAAACACGTCTATATGCAGTAAATTATGTAATGTATGTAACAAACCTGAAGGTTCCGATACTCCAACAATAAGGGCTCAAGCTGACCATTTAAGTATTTTTCCCGAGAAGCAATCTTGTCGAGACTACGAGAAATTTCAGAGTGAAGCCCATCAAGTTGCTTTTGAGTGAAGTTGAATGTTTCATTTATCTTGGCTTTATGTTCATGCATTTGCTCAATATGAGATCGCCAGTCACGATTATctgtagaaaaaaaaaatattattcagCCTTACTGTATAATGAGAGCTTAAAATTGCCgttagaaaataatttttttcattCATAGAAATGTAACTACAGTATTTCTTGCTAGGTATAAACAAGCAGGGAAAGTAATAAGTACTGCATCCTACCTAAACAAAGCTGGTTATTTTACCCATTTAATTTTTCACTTTAAAATTCTATCTCTAGTCAGGTAATGATATGTTAAGATGAAGAAGTattgatatacagtatatatatatataaacacatacatacatacatacatacatacatacatacatacatacatacatacatacatacatacatacatacatacatacaattacTGTACCTACCATGTAACTACTTTAACATGTCCACTGTATATGGTatgaataaattaatattacagtatcattattattattgtaaatgtAAACTTATATTGGCTGGGTGTACCTGATCTTATAGTAACTTTTAACTGTGGGAGAACACGTTCCAGTTCCAGTTTCCATTCTTCAGATGTAGTAGTAGAATGTAAGATCTCGTGCGGCCAAGCATCCCCATCCTGTGATCAAATATTGTGTTATTAGTTATGTCCTGTTATATTTAATTCCCATTGAGGCTTGGGAGGCTTGTATTAAGGCTTCCCCCCCTAGACCATCCACTAatcttccccaggatgcagccaacaacagttgcctaactcccacatacctattttctgctaggtgaacagaggcatcaggtgaaaggaaatgtacccaaccatttctgtcctgcctgaggatcgaacccaggaattAAGAGTTGTAGATCATTCTAAAAATAAGTGGACATAGGCCCCATGGTATCTACATTTTTTAAAATATGAGTCTAATGAAGGTGAACAGAAAATGGGGCCATGGAGTGTCTGTACCAAACAATATAATTCCAATTGCCAGGGCCATGAAggttgtgtacatatatatatatactttagacATGTATTGATATCCTCCCAATATCGAATTACTGACCTTTCCATAATGCAACCCTACAAGAATTGCAGTTCCAAACTCTCGGGTACAATTTGGTGCTAGGTGAATGGAGGCATTAGGAGAAAGGAagcatgcccaaccatttctgtcctgtttGAGGACTGAACCTGGGATTCCTGATTATGAGTTGAGAAAGTAGCCACTGTACTAGAGAACCCTATATGTTACTCCAGGACCATATAAAGAATAATGTGTTGAGACTAATGCAGTTCTAGCTAGGATGATCAAACCAAACATCAGAAAATAAAGAAATGACAATATTTTAGTCTGTCCTGGACTATTAACAAGTCATGTAATAGAATTAATTATCAAGTCGTGTAGTAGTTACCAGTGCTAGCTAACCTTCAGATAGCATTTAAGTAtatgattttttgtattattactGCAACTGAGTTTAGAATATGCAGCAATAGTGTGGTGCCTACATTTAACACTTTTGCTGCCTGATAATGTCGTAGACATCATAAAACCAAAATATGGAGTATGCCCGATGATGCATTGTTAATAATTTTAAAAAATTTGtagaaattccatttattgtccgaatattatgggacttgttttaaaatgtgaGCCAACTTCTGCCTATTCTCTGCATGCCCTGCTTGGCATCCTGACCCCTCCATGTGAACGCCTATCCACGCTGGAGGCTCACTGTTTTCGTGACCTCGTTCGTGACAACCGCGGCCTCCCCTCGAGTCGAAAAGTTTCCCCTTTCTTATTATTTTATCTCAGGTATTTGTTGTTACCAGCTTTATAAACACTGTAAATTGACTTCCAGATGGATACTGATCAAGAACAGAGCCAATCCATGAcgaaaacattgaaagaaacatATATGATGGAAAAGTTGTTGGGTTTTCATCGAAAGTATAGAAAAGTAAGACTTATATGTTCTTATACGCAAATATCCCTTTACATTACATGATGGCAGTGtctaggatgctcccggacgcaggttcgaatcctcatcatggcccttgtggatttgttcatttgatgcatcacgctattgtgatttctgtgtgtaatccctTTACAttattctattgcgaacaatttgataccaaatttttttttttttttttttttttgagatatatacaagagttgatacattcttgtacagccactagtacgcgtagcgtttcgggcaagtccttaatcctatggtccctggaatacgatcccctgccgcgaagaatcgttttttcatccaagtacacattttactgttgcgttaaacagaggctacagttaaggaattgcgcccagtaaatcctccccggccaggatacgaacccatgacatagcgctcgcggaacgccaggcgagtgtcttaccactacaccacggagactgcaacaaTTGAACAACTTACCACAAAAAATTGAAGTGAGAAAGCTGAAAACAGAATAAACATTGGAGTGGTGAGTTTTCGGGCAATGCTCGGGCTACCTTGCAGTGCGGGGCAGGTCTAAAGTACTATACTGtataagaaagaaagaaagacttATATGGTCTTATATGCAAATATCCCTTTACAGCATTGTATTGCGAACAATTTAATACCAAATTGAACAACGTAGCACAAAAATTGAGGTCAGGAAGCTGAAAAGAGTATATACAtttttgtgtggtggtgagcgTTCGGCCTACCTTGCAGTGTGTGGAGGGTCTaaagaataggagagagagacttATACTGTATGTTcttatatgcatatattcctTTAGAGCAgtctattgcaaacaatttgataccaaattgaacaaCATATCACAAACATTGAGGTCAGAAAGCTAAAAAAAGAGTATAAATaatttgagggtgttggtgagttAGTGCGCACCGTTcagattaccttgaggtgattggtGGGTTGCCCGCCAGGGCAGTGAAAATGTTAAAAGGCAGTCTTCTTAATGCCTGCCTCAAACAGAATAGAGGATACAGGTACAAGATCAAGAGACAATGTTGAAAGAATATTAGAAAATACTTATtcaatcaaaatcaaaatcaatatgtttagtgaggtaaaagtacatacatagattatgagttacaaacataatattggatttatagatagagctagtacatacaatacctaaagccactaatacacacagcgtttcgggcaaggtgtggggaaaaaaacccACTTaggctaaagcttaatactaattgagatttaagTATAAAGTGTGCAGAAAaaggaaaaaggggggggggaaacgtggcagaaatcagcaattttacaacttggtcaacaaacagtattgtttgaaaatagcatgaCATGGTAGAAAATTTGGGGGTAAGGTAATAGTAATTTAGTAATAGAGTTGTTTGGGAATGGAACAACTTTCAGTAAAAAATTGTATGTGCTAAATCTAACAATTAGTTTTCATGCATTTGAAAACATTCATAAAGAAGATAGGAAATAACACGAATAGCTTCCTTCTTGTATTATATTTATGTAATTACATAAAATTTTTGACATGTACCTTCTGTCTAGTTAAGTCTTTAAGATCATCCATATGAAGGATGTTTTCTTCTtcctcatcatcattatcatcatattCAGCCATCATTTCTTCCTCCACTTTGTCTAGCGTCAATTCTGCTTCATCTTCGACTTCTCCTTCATCACCTCCAGTGTCTTCAGCAGGATATACGGGTCTAGGAATTGCCATGGTATCATCAATTATTTGATCAAATGGCAGTGCATATTAATGGCATACAAGCATCATtttaattcataattttttatatCACATTTATCAGTCACAGATTGTGAAAACTTGCCCTTGAAGGTGGTTAGCAGAAATGTTAATGCCACATAAATATACAAATTTCTCAGATGTCATATCTCTAAGGTAATAAAATGTACAATATTGTAGGTAGACTTTATCAAATACAGTATGTGACACAAAATGACTTCTGCACAAGACTAATGAAACAAttacatttatttttttaatattaacTTACAGGAAATAATAAGTTAAGACAGGACGATCCCTTTCcattgaggacaggaagctggaggcttgtcaaaggtctccccATTGTTCGTGAGGAGTCTTTGGACTTTAACCCTTAAGGTGTGAAGCAAGTTATTAGTGAAAAAGTGTGAGGTGGGGAGCAGGTAAGAAAATAAGGTAATTTCTAGAAGAAGGGTAcggtgaaagggaagaatggtaTAAGTGTAAGAATGGGAAGAGGCAAGAATAAGAGGAAGGTAAGAAAAAGGGGCAGGCTTAACTCAGGTCACATTAACAAACGTGAGGCATCAAGTGTTAAGGTCCTCCTAGGCCAATTGCTGACCTTCAAGATGCAGCCTAATGCTGGCTAGTCCAACTTGTAATAGTCAGATCATAGCATCCACCTAGAGAAAAGCCAGAAAAGTAAATTATATTGTATTATACACACATTCATACAGATAAGGTTTACTCACTTTTTCCACAAAAAATTTGATTGCTTCAGTGCAAAGTCTGCCAGACGATCAAGAACAAAGATGGCATGTTCACCATGCCCAGTCTTTAACTTGCTAGGAGGAAAATCAAATGTAACACCCTGAAAGTATTAGCCAAAAACATGTACTGTATTGTCATATATCTTGTATAATAAATAACCCAATCCACACATGAAATGAAAATGTTTTTGTCTGTTCTGGACCTTGTAGTCGGTTCTGGACCCTTATTATATTGTGGTTTAACAAAAATTCCAATCATCTGGAATCACTTTTTGAATTCATGGACAAAATAATGCCAGGTGGCCAAAATCACTTTTACCATTGAAAGGGTTAAAGAGCACCAGTAAGTGTGTTTTAATTTTTATCTTTTTCTTTGTAATTCTTTCTCCATACAATAAATACGTAACTAAGTTACGTACTGTATTTACAAAAATAGGATTTTACTATACTGTATATCTAATCCTGTGGCTGGAATCATgggatttttttttgtataagtaCAAAGTTCTATGGTAAACTTTGCATTGCTAAAGACTGCTCTGCACAGCAGAGCCATATACACTAGTACAGTAATTTGATATTTTTGGGTATATGTTCTAAAGTTGCTTTTCTGAGTCATCACATTCTGTTGCTTCCTAAATTAATTTAATTGTCTTTTGACAGGAACATTCCCAGACACAAtaatgtactgtactatacttgcATTACATGGCTCATAAAATGCATTAGGGGGGCACTGGAAAGTTCCTTCAAGCACAGAGTGATTAAAAGTAACCCATTCATAAAAATTAAAGCCAGGAAAGTGTTCTGACATTAAACAGTTGGCTTGTTCAGCAACCTTTCACTGACTATCACCAGGCAGTAGCACCATCCACACTTCCAGGTTTGTAAAGCCATCATAgcgcccccccttccccttcatgTTCAGGGTTGAATTTGGATACAGGCTAAACAAACTACAGCTTAGGGCCTCACAGTCTGAAGAGGACTCTCAAAATCTTGAAACTGAATTATTAAAAggatattttttaaattttaaaagagGAGCCCTCCCCCTTATCCCACGCAGATATGTGTCCTGCTCCTATTATTTGTGACTGCTATGTAATCAGCAAGCTGAACTGTGACTATACAATTCTATATTCTTTATTAAAGATGCCATTTATTGTCTTACAAAACTTTActgtaaattaaaaaatttttttttttatatttttatgcaCGATCTCGTGAGAAAATGTCTGGGTCTGCAGAAGGAAACTTGAAGGTGTCTTG
It encodes the following:
- the IFT57 gene encoding intraflagellar transport protein 57 homolog, with the translated sequence MSARRGPAEEEAEEVDGGPGLAYMPFVVMDDLLDKLKLLNYDKDFLMELRMKPVSRHYFAVATNPGEQFYLFTSLSAWLIRKTGRHMEQPQEYDDPNSTISSILDHLRQLGVTFDFPPSKLKTGHGEHAIFVLDRLADFALKQSNFLWKKPVYPAEDTGGDEGEVEDEAELTLDKVEEEMMAEYDDNDDEEEENILHMDDLKDLTRQKDGDAWPHEILHSTTTSEEWKLELERVLPQLKVTIRSDNRDWRSHIEQMHEHKAKINETFNFTQKQLDGLHSEISRSLDKIASREKYLNGQLEPLLLEYRNLQNVAAESREQYRQVSTKLVEKSHELAQISDELDRVKHEMEERGSSMTDGTPLVNIRKALTRVRQEITAMDVRIGVVEQKLLQAKLKHKSNMQRDMNAPVYNNMDMGLF